The following coding sequences lie in one Rutidosis leptorrhynchoides isolate AG116_Rl617_1_P2 chromosome 6, CSIRO_AGI_Rlap_v1, whole genome shotgun sequence genomic window:
- the LOC139854461 gene encoding F-box/kelch-repeat protein At3g06240-like has protein sequence MSNMIFKLPQDIIFDILSRLPIKSLLQFRCVCTSSPPLISHPSFTNLRLSSTTAAAAAADHRLLIYYESTDYINQFYSLRSPISFQETLKLQIPYKTLHGYLRIVGSNKGLICFFDTNYYSNIGTVILWNPSIQKFKKIDDPIHVVDKFSHFIIGFGFVSKKFEFKVVKIAYYLDNFKVHNDVLVYSLSTNSWKKKDGMIAPCYLMRGWSNNVFVNGFVNWLAFKEVISGVESVIMAFDLDKESFRVLELPRNIVPGYDQVCLVSYKESMSLCAHYFELNGERWDMWVMRNYRLVDSWNKVCVVSHPALSIPPLLMKNDHEVLVALNDGSLMLFDVIKNEMHDLETRGLHRSFCAISYTASLALLDG, from the coding sequence ATGTCAAACATGATCTTCAAACTCCCTCAAGATATCATCTTTGACATCTTATCTCGTCTTCCAATCAAATCCTTACTACAATTCCGATGTGTTTGTACTTCATCTCCACCGTTGATCTCCCACCCATCTTTCACCAACCTCCGCCTTTCCTCCACcaccgccgccgccgccgccgccgacCACCGTCTCCTCATCTACTATGAATCCACCGATTACATCAACCAATTTTACTCACTCAGATCCCCAATTTCATTTCAAGAAACACTAAAACTTCAAATTCCCTACAAAACCCTTCATGGGTATCTCCGAATTGTGGGTTCCAACAAGGGTTTGATCTGTTTTTTCGATACCAATTATTATTCCAACATCGGTACGGTAATTCTTTGGAACCCTAGTATTCAAAAATTCAAGAAAATTGATGACCCAATTCACGTTGTTGATAAATTTTCACACTTTATTATTGGGTTTGGTTTTGTTTCAAAGAAATTTGAGTTTAAGGTCGTGAAAATTGCTTATTACTTGGATAATTTTAAAGTTCATAATGATGTGTTGGTTTATTCACTTAGTACTAATTCATGGAAGAAAAAAGATGGTATGATTGCACCTTGTTATTTGATGAGGGGTTGGTCAAATAATGTGTTTGTGAATGGTTTCGTGAATTGGTTAGCTTTTAAGGAAGTGATTAGTGGTGTGGAATCTGTTATAATGGCATTTGATTTAGACAAGGAGAGTTTTCGTGTTCTTGAATTACCTAGGAATATTGTTCCTGGTTATGATCAAGTGTGTTTAGTTTCTTATAAGGAGTCTATGTCTTTGTGCGCGCATTATTTTGAGCTAAATGGCGAAAGATGGGATATGTGGGTGATGCGTAATTACAGGTTAGTAGATTCTTGGAACAAAGTTTGTGTGGTTTCTCATCCTGCATTGTCGATTCCACCTTTGTTAATGAAAAATGATCATGAGGTTTTGGTTGCTTTAAATGATGGTAGTCTTATGTTGTTTGATGTGATCAAGAATGAGATGCATGATCTTGAGACGCGTGGTTTGCATCGTAGTTTTTGTGCTATAAGTTATACCGCTAGCTTAGCTCTGCTTGATGGTTAA